GATCATCAACGCTGGCATCGTGAACAAGATCAATGACAACTGGACCGTCTATGCCTCCTATTCGGAAGGCTTCACGATGCCGGATGTTGGCCGTGTGCTGCGCGGGATCAATGTGGCGAACAGCTCGGTTGACGACCTCTTTGATCTGGAGCCCGTGAAGGCCGACAATATCGAGATCGGCACCACCTTCACCTACGGTGTCTTCCATGCACAGGCGAGCTATTACGAATCCCGTTCGGACGCTGGTGTGCGTTACGTGGCCGACAGCGACGGCTTCCTGCGTGTTACCCGTGAAAAGACCCGCATCCGCGGCCTTGAAGCCATCCTTGAGGCCTCCATCACCGATGAACTTCGCCTTGGCGGTAACCTTGCCGTCCAGCGCGGCCGGGTGGATACGAACGGCGACGGTGATCTTGACGCCGATCTTGATGCCGCGAACATCGGTGCGGACCGCGCCAACCTGTTCGCAAGCTACCGGAGCGGCGACATTTCGGCCCGCGTGCAATGGTCGCATCTCTTCGACCGTGACTTCACGAATGCCGCCGATGCCATCGCCGCCGAGTTCAAGGGCTATGACACCGTCGACCTGTTCGCGAGCTACAAGCTTGAGGTTGGCACCATCAGCCTCGGCATCCAGAACCTGATGGACAAGACCTATATCACCTACTACGGGCAGGCCGGCTCCAACCGCGACGACCGCTATTTCGCCGGTCGCGGGCGGACCTTCACCCTCGCCTTCCAGACCGCCTTCTGAGGCGGCCTCGGGGATTGCCGACCATGCGCCCCCTGATCAGACAGCTTCACGAGGTCATCGGCCTCGTGATTGCCGTTTATATGATCCTGATGGGCGTCACCGGCACCCTCCTCACCTTCCGCGAGGATATCCTCGCCGCCAGCCTGCCGGGGCTTGACACCCCGGCAGCGGCAACCGATCAGGCGATGATCGACCGTATCGTGGCGACCTATGCAGATGCCGGCTTGCGCACGATCAAGCTGCCGAAAGACGGCTTCAATGCCTACCGCGTCTATCTGCCTGATCACCGCGAGCTATTGCTGGATAGCAGCACGCTTGCGCCCGTGGCGGACCCGCTGCATCTCGATGCTTTTTTCGTCACCCTCTTTGACCTCCATCACCGCCTGACCTTCGGCGAAGCGGGGGAAGAGGTGATCGGCATCCTTGGCCTCACCACGCTCTTCATCGCGGTCAGCGGCATCTATCTCTGGTGGTCGTGGCGGCGCGGTTTCAGCCTCGCCCGCATGCGCCCGAGCGGCGGTAATGCGGTGGCTTACCGGACAGCGCACCTGACAAGCGGCATCGTGATTGCCCCGTTCCTGCTTATGACCGTGATAACGGGCAGTGCGATGATCTATTCGACCGCCGTGCGCGACGGCCTCACTGCCCTGTTCGGCGGCGAACGGCCTGTGGCCTCCCTGCCCGCAAGGACGACCGGCGACCTGATTGCAGACGCGCCTACCGCCCTGCCCGACGGTCGTCCTGTTTTCTATATCCTGCCGCGCGGCAGCGCGACCGAGCCTTCCCTGCGCGTGAAGATGCCCGCCGAATGGCACCCGAACGGCCGGTCAACGCTTTCCAGCAATGACGGTGGAACCCTCGTAGCCTATGACGCCACCAAGGCGGGAACGGGCCACAGGATTGCGGACGCCGTCTATCCCCTGCATTCGGGCAAGGTCGGCGGCCTTGGCTACCGGCTGCTAGTGGGGGCAATTGGCCTAGGTATTGTCTATCTGAGCTATCTGGGGCTCGTCGCCTATATCCGGCGCTTCCGGAAGCGCCGCTGATAGTCTCAGTCACACGCCAGCAGCGGCAGGTCTTCCTGCGACACCGCGAGAAGGCGGTCGACCATCACCTTGTCTGCCGTTTTGTCGGCAACCAGATAGATGGCGGAAGAATCCTTCAGCCAGATTTCCCGGAAGGCCTCGGGGCCGTATCCAAGCCGTTTCAGGTTGGTTTTCGCAAAGCCGGGCGACTGGGCGAGGTAGCGGACCCGACCGGAGAGCAGCAGGCGTTCAATCTGCCCCTGTGCCCCTTGCGGCACCGCCATCAATTGCGAGGCCGGCACCCCGAGCCCCAGCATGAACTCGCATTCATAGCTTCTGAGATAGCAAGCAATCATGCCCTTTTTCGGTATGCCTTCCTTGACGGCTTCGGGGTCCCCCGTACGCGCATAAAGCGCCAGTTTCAACGGCTTGGTCAGTTGCAGGATCCAGTGATATTGATCTTCCATCCGCGGGCGGCGGCGCACCCCGAATACGAGGCTTCGCGGATCAACCGCAGC
The Gimibacter soli DNA segment above includes these coding regions:
- a CDS encoding PepSY-associated TM helix domain-containing protein — protein: MRPLIRQLHEVIGLVIAVYMILMGVTGTLLTFREDILAASLPGLDTPAAATDQAMIDRIVATYADAGLRTIKLPKDGFNAYRVYLPDHRELLLDSSTLAPVADPLHLDAFFVTLFDLHHRLTFGEAGEEVIGILGLTTLFIAVSGIYLWWSWRRGFSLARMRPSGGNAVAYRTAHLTSGIVIAPFLLMTVITGSAMIYSTAVRDGLTALFGGERPVASLPARTTGDLIADAPTALPDGRPVFYILPRGSATEPSLRVKMPAEWHPNGRSTLSSNDGGTLVAYDATKAGTGHRIADAVYPLHSGKVGGLGYRLLVGAIGLGIVYLSYLGLVAYIRRFRKRR